DNA sequence from the Numenius arquata chromosome 13, bNumArq3.hap1.1, whole genome shotgun sequence genome:
ttCTGTTTGAGAAAGTATTGTAAAtgtcacttatttttaaaataaatgatccTGCTGTGTGAACCTCAGCTGGCTGTGAGCTGACACTCTGCGCTGAcctggctttctccaggctgcttGTATCCTTTGGAGCTGTGCAGCttatctttgtatttatttatttaattttagctGTTTTATATAGTTTTAACTGATTAGATGCTTGAAGCACAGACTGCTGCCTGTGGAGCAGGAAAGAGTCGGAGCAGAGGTGCGTGAAAAGCACAGAGTAGCTGCTCGGTGCCTACACTGAACTTGCTGTAGCTGCGCAGTCTGGCACAGTGTGAGTCAACTCCACAAGTGATCAAGAACCTGGGATGCATTTCTAGTctagtttgttggggtttttttgtatataaatacctgctATTGATTTGGTAGTCTTTAATTAGAAGAGTGGGGAGCTGCAGAGGGAGCAGATGCTAATAGAGGTTAGTTTGGGATGAGCCAGGCAGCTGTGCAATCCTGATGTCTTAATCTCTTGGTGTGGGTTTATCCCAGCTGTGCTACCTGTGCTTCATGACCCAGGTCAGAGCTGCTGTTAACCGTGCCTGGCCTGTCTCAACGAGGTGCAAAGTGATAACAGCAAATACTGTCACATGTGAGTCACACAAAGCCCTTTCCCAGGAAGGGGAAGCTCCATCAGGTCCAAGCTAATGCTCTGAGACCAGCTGTTTGCTGTCTGCCAGAGCTTTCTCCAGTGTGTAAATAGCGGCTGGGGTTGTGGAGAAACCTGACTTGCAGAGTTTCCTCTTTCCAAGAATGAATGGAGTAAGTATACGCAAATCTGGCTGCTCCCAGCTACGGAAGGACAGGACAAGGAGCCCAAGTATGTTTGAATTAAGCATTGCTTGTGATGTTCCTGTCAGAATAAACAGACCTGAACAGCAGCAAAGGGGGCTGGCGAAGAGCAGGACTGCTGTTGCTGATGTGCTGCTCCTGCTTCGGAGGAACTGCTCTGATGCACCCGTGTCTGAGGAACAGCGTTGCTCCCTGTACATCTAGGCTGACTGAAATCTAGGCTGACCCTAGTAATAATCTCATAGCTGTCTCTGGTGCAGCTGTGCTTGCTCTAATCACAAGCACAGCAGGAACTGCTGTTTTTGCACAAAGCCCAATTCCTACAGAAACATCTGAGTTGCACAGAGGCACAGCTGCACACATTTCTGCAGGGAACCAGCCTCCTGACTCAGCTGACCTTCCTGAAGGGAGAGCTGCCTCTCACATGTTACCTGAAGCCATAAAGCTGAACAGTGACTTCTGTGCTATACTCAGGTTTGCTAGAGTAGAAATGCATGCAAATCTTGCAGGCGTCAAGTTTATTTTACATAgaatacaattaaaatattacaCAGAATGGAGACAATATATACATCACTTTGTAGGCACACTCCTGTACATGGGGAATGTTCTTGATGCTCAGATGAGAGGGGGCAGAGCCTCAGCACACCTGCATCATCATGGAGTTCACCGTATTATCAAAAGCCCTAGAGAAGGAAACAAACGCAGAATATTACAGGAAGCAGCTAGTTCTGCACAGCAGATCTCTTGTAACAAAACCAATGGCTAACAATGCCTCTTACTGGTTAACAAGCTGCTTTCCCCAGGCCGAGTACATGGTTTTACTCTTTAACTATGGCATGCTCTGTTGCATAAATAATGACTTAATTAAGCTGAAGTAAGGACAGGTCTTATCCTGGCTGTAGACCTGTCTCAGTAAAGTGCAAAAGTTGTTCTTGCCTAGGCAGTAGAAACTCCCAATGTTATTAAAATTCCCTGTAAGATTACAAATGAGAAATGGGAGGCACTGGCCCTCACATGTGAGGAATTACACGTGCTGAATGCCCATCTGTCCTTACCCAAGGATAAGCCCTGGAAAAGTGCAGTTTTTCACTCTGTTTACTTATGTTTATGCTTGTATTTACCTATGAAACAGGGAAATTTTTTCTCCCCAATAAATTAATCTTCTTGAGCCAAAGTTTCTAACACTGGCTCTGAGGTGGGAGTGAGAGTTCAATGTAACATCTCGTGAGACTGATTATCAGggttttctgttctgcagaaatgGCCCAAAGACAACACAGCTGTTCTCCATTTAGGCAGTCAGAGCACACACATCTGAACTGGTCAACCACAGGGGTTATGCTCTTGGTCCTATTACATTGTAAGTACACTGCAAGTTCCAGAAAGATGACAAAGATCAGAAAGATCAGTACGATCAGCTGACCTACCTGGAATGGATACGGTCCCCAGGGTTATAAAAAGGGTTACACATTATGTCCGTATATGAATTATGCAGCTTTCGGAACATCTGAAAAGGGATTGTAgttaattattactatttttttttgcttctcagcaCTTTATGAATAAGCGGAAGTAGCAAAAACACTGATGTGGCAAGTTGTGCTCTGATTTCCTGCACTTACACTGCGGATCTCATTGTCTCGAAGTGCTGTGTTTGAAGAATCCACCACCATAACAAACTTCACCTTCGAATTTGTCACGTAGCCGTATCTGTGCAGCTGTTAAGGCATGTGCTTCTGACACACCAGAGCCTGTCAAAGCAACTAAAACAAGGCTGGAATACACTCAAAGAAACAAGCTGAGAGGAAACATGACATTCTTGTTGCACCCAGCACATAATTAGGACTAGATGAGCTAAGCAAGACACCAGATTGCAGGAACCGTATCCCCTTTCTACCTGACTGATGCCATCTTTGGTAACTCCAGGTCAAGCTTGCTCCTACACTGCCCAGTAAGGCATGCCTTGCAATTTCAGAAGCAGCCTCCCACTAGCTATTTGGGTGAagttttctctcttcttaagAAGCGTTTCAATGAGACAGCCACCTTATCTATACTTGTTTGGGAGACCACAGAGACCCGGAGATTTTCTAGTATCAGCCAGTGTGATTGGGGCCTTAAAAAATTAACCAGAAGAAAACCCAGAAGTCAGGTCTGTTACAGCAGATAACTTCCATCTATGGGATTCAGAGAAAAAGCCAAAGTTCAAAACATCAACTTTGTGACTTAAAAACACTGAGGCAGCTGTGGCTGTGGAGTATGTATTTTAGAGAAATCAGACCACACACCTGGCATTTAGGTACTTGACCAGAGACACCTTCATACTCCTGCTACTTTCACTGGTGTTATTAAGGAGTCCAAGATTTGTTCTAGTCACAGTCAACTGTTTTAGCTAAGCATGGAATAAAGCACTCAGTTTACGGAAGGAGCAGTCTAGCTGCACCAGGCACTATTCACACGTTGCACTCCCTCATGTAGGCTAAAGATAAATTTTTCCACCACCTGGTTGGACAACAAAGGAGCTGCTGAACTGACCAAGGCACCAAACTTGACCCTCTACGTGGCAAACTGGTCAGTGAACAAGTCTGTATATTTTCTGCTGATGTCTTTAACGTGGCACTAAGTAGGAAGAGAGGTTTCCCATGTGGATTCCCTTGCAAAAAAAGAGCCTATAAATACATAATGGCATGACAATTTTTCATTAGAAAGATACACCTTGTAGTCTTCAGTGGGGTAGAGAAGCCCTAGGTACAGTTCCCTCTGATCTACCAGAGCCTTGCCCATCGCAGAGATCTTTTCATCCACAACATCGAGGGAGGTGTGCACGGTGTAGTGAAACTTCAGCTCATTCTCAGTTGGAACGCTCCGGATGTACAGGGGATAGTTCTGAGGAGAACAAAGTACGCTAACTAGGACTGGCCACTCCACCGTGCAAGTGACAGCTGATGCCACCACAGCACTTTCACCCAAAGAATTGCTGCTGTCAGAAGTAAGCTATTTTAACCATTTTACATTCACAGCTGTCACAGCACATCCCCCCTTTACACCTTGCAGCACTCGTGGAGCAGATCTCTCTCTATACACCGGTGGCAGGAGAATCACTTGCACAAGCACTGCACAAGGCTCAGGTCTCTCCAATGCTTGACCTGCCCCCTTGCCCCAGCAGAGGTTGTCCCCAGATCTTTCTGAGGAGAACCCCTCTTCTCTCCTGTCCTGTCAGCAGGACACCATAGGGCACCCTTGCACTGTTCCTGCACTCTCTACAccagctccccctgccctggacccagcctgcccctgcccagcccacTTCACCCTCCCAGTGTCTGCCCCACTCCCTCCATGTTCGCCAAGGCCCTGCCCCACTCCCCTCATTCCTACTCCACAACCTCACCTGGCCCCACAGCCCCAGTCCCGCTCCCCTCTTCGCTCCTGCTCaggccctgcagcctcccctggccccACTCCGCTGCCTAGGCCCCATAGCCTGAGATCAAGCACCACTCCCCTCAGCCCTGCTCGGGCCCCACAGCTCCACTTGACCTCCCTGTCCCGCTCAGGCCCCACAACCTGAGAacctgccccgctcccctcacCCCTACCCCACAACCTCACCCGGCCCCACAGCCCTAGTCCTGCTCCCCTCCTCACTGTTGCTCAGGCCCTGCAACTTCAGCCCCACTCTCCCCTCGCTCCTGCTCAGGCCTTACTGCCCCACTCAAGGCACATGACCCCACCTGGCCCCACAGCTCCACCTGGACTCACTCAGGCTCCACCACCCGAGGCCCAGCCCCGCTTCCCTCACCCCCGCCCCACCTCCTTGGCGATCACGGCGATGCACACCGCCATCTTGTCTCCGCCTCCGCCGTCCCCTCGCCCCGCCTCCCTCGCGCGTCACGTGAGGCGGGCGGCGCTCACGTGACTCGCGGTGGGCGCGCGGGGCggcggttgccatggcgaggGCGCTGCTGGTGCCCCTCTGGCTGTGGTGGGCCCTGGGCCCCACCGTGGCCTCCGCGCTGCCCaacatcctcatcctcctcatggACGACGTGAGTGGGACCGGGGGACCCCCGGGGGACGGGGGCCCGTGTCACTGGGAGGAACTCCCTTGGCGAGTGGCGCTGAGGGGGGGGTTAGGGTGGATGGGGGGGTTGTTGGTCACCGGGGACCGGGAAGGGGACCCTGTTTGTGACCAAGAAGAGGGCCGGGTGCCTGTCCCCAGAGCGGGGCTTGAGTTCCTGGGAAGGGGTTGGTGTGGCTGAGGGAAATGGGGGCCTCGATTCCATAGAGTTCTTGTTACAGGGTGTGGGCTGGGGTGGCTTGTCGTTGGGGTGAGAGTGGGGCCCTCGTGGTGAGGCAGGGTCCTGGGGCTAGTGGAGGGGCTCCTATGGTGGCTCATCCTCGCCCAGGCCCTGGTGATGGGGGCTCGGTTTGAGCACCAGTGCCTTGCTGGGCTGCTGTCAGAAATGCTCTGCTGATGTCTGGGAAATTTGTTTGTGGTGCGTGCACAGCATGTCAGAGATGCTGTGGTGGTGGTCTTTGAGCTTGCGGTTTGTGGTGCGTTGGCTGGGTCCAAAGCTGTACTGGTGCTGAGGCAGAGGTCTTTAAATAGAGGTTTCATCAATTTGTCTCCTCATGAACCTTATCCTGAAAATTACTCTTTCTGGACATCCTCCGAAGTGCACATCAAGGGATGTTTTGGGGCCTGGCAAAACTTGTGTTTTGAGAGCACGTCTTGCACATTTATTTGCTGCTTTGTGTTGCCTAGAGCTCTGTCTCCTTGTCTCCTGTGAAGCAGGGCTCTCCCTGGTGCGTACAATCCCCCTAGGTCACAGGGTTTCCACCTTCACACATCATCCCTTCCAGGTGGCCTGGTCTCTGTGTTCAGCCCTGTACTACATCCCCTCTCGCTGTCAGTAGGCCAGCGCCTGTGCGATAGCACGTGAACAGGGTCTATACCGTGATTCATGGTCAGAGGTCTTCAGTACAGTGATTCAGGCGCAGCTCACGGGTTGATGTGATGATCTGGAAAATGTCTGATTGAAATAAGCAGGAATATTTGAATAAGTTTGTAAGTACTTACTCTCAAAGCCATCATGCTCGGTTGCATTCTTTCTTGAGCCCTTTCCAGATTTTGTGTAAAAAGTGGTGAAGAATTGAAAGGAAGGTCCAGGCCCAGCCCATCCCTGCCCTCCTTCAGGGCAGAGCTGCCCCCCGTGACCTCTGCTAGAAACACTGCAGTATTAACACAAACCTCTTGTTATTCCTTGTGTGTGGGCATCCTGCTGAAAACAAATCAGACTTCTCAGATCTGTAAAGTCAAGTCCATATGCAAGTCTTTCAGAATTGGTGCTTACACACCTTCATACCTTATCTAGAAGTCTAATCATCTCATTTACCAGTCTGTTCATAATGACTGAACAATTAACTCCACAGTCCTTGGCAAAGGATTCCACTGGCTGATAAATGTTGAAAAACAGGGTGTCTTGGTGGTTTTCAAACCTTGATAGAATCATTCTGAAGTTAAGGTTTGGTTTTATGGCCTAGAAAAATAATTGTGGCAATATCTTCTAATACTAGCAATGGATGTATTGTTAGTAGCGTTGAATAAGACACAACTACAAGTATAGACAAAGAAACTGCAGTACATTTCAGGAAATGTTTTAGAAACTCAAACTTCCTTCCTGAAGAactaaataagaagaaaactaattcagttaatttttgttctctgaactgaaaaaaaaaaaaaggcaataaatcattaaaaagcagaaataatcatAGATTTGTTTCCAACTAAAAGTCTTTTCACTTTTGCACCCTGTAGTGGTCTTAGCCACATGGATAAGGAAATATATTCATTTCCAGCATGTTCAAGCTGCCATCTTCctgttttgcttctcttctggTATTTTCATATCATCTTTCAGGTGTGTTTGTAGTAGAAATGCATTGTGTGCCGTTTTAAGCTACCTGAAAAGCTGATGAGGGTGGGTATGTGACTCAAAGGGTGGGCAAGCTCTTACCGCCTGTTTGGCTCTGTTCTGCCAATTCAAGATGACTTGTTTTCATAGTGTTTCTATACTCCTGTACAAGATAATTACCTTGTAAGCCTAGTTTTTCTGGCCAGTGGAGCCTCTGGCAGTCCATCTCAATTTTCCATTCAGGAATATTTCCCCCCAAGCTGGCTTTTGTAATTTTCAAGATGAAAGCTGCTTGGGACAGTGATTATCCCACTCTAGAAATGTTGGTATGGCACGAGACATGATGAGGCACAGATCCTGACTAGAGTTTTTGTgatctatttatttaaaatgctgttcattaaaaatacatctcCATGGTCTTTTTCCTTTGATCCTTCAGTAACTTTTGTGACTCTGACACTGTTTTTAAATTAGAgcaacatgactttttttttttcctttattcctcgATGataaagaaactgaagaacaGAGAAGTCAAGGGTGATCCCATTGAGTCCATTTTAATTCCATATCCTAGTGTTAGATGGTACCATTTAATTGCTCCTCGCGCAAACCTCAACAGCCGGCTCTGCAGCTCTCcaacaattttcttttccaaagtgcaCCACTGCAGTGTAAATGTTAGACTCTCAAATGGGGCCAGACAGATGGCTTTCTAAAGATCTCGATACATTACGCCTTCCATATCAGGTGCTCACCTGATACGCATCTGTATTAAAGAAAGCTATTGCCTTTTTAAAGCATAATGTAATCTCCACCAGCCACGGTGCCTAATTGCTCATTAAGCTGTTCCCTTCTAGAACCTTCTGTTTTAAGTCACTtacttttatttgtattattaccAGTGATAGTGTTCAGCAATAAACGTAGACAACGTGATGGTAATTTTACGGTTCTCCTGGCATGTGACCTCTCTGAATTAAGAGGAAGATGCAGGGTGAAACCACTGTCTTGCAAATAAGCACAGTGACATACGATGCCTCTGGCAGGTTTCTCTCCAGATCTTCACTTAAAATAAACACTTCCTCTCTTTTCCTGCAGCATTGCTTTTGAGTTTAGACCTTTTCCTTGCATTTCTAGTTAGGTATACACAGATGgatagataggtagatagatTCAGCAGGCTGAGATGGAGTCCCAGGGTCAATGTTCCAAGACAAAGACATGTCGCCAGGGGCTGAAGGGTCAGACTTTTAGTTGTACAACACTGAGCATATCATGTGtaacttccttttcctccctggtATGTGTGCACTTGCCAGTCTTCAGGCACTGGAGTAAGAGTAAAGGCATTAGGATTCTTACCCAGTTCTGCTACAAGTGTTTTAATGCCTGTTAGCAAGTCACTTAATCTCATGTGTGCCTTAGTTTCCCATTTGCCAGTGAAAACTCTAATAGTTCTCCGCTTCACAGGGTTGGGGAATATAATTTTTATCATATTTGTGAAGTAATCCCTAAATAAGGAGAATGAGCACTATAAAGATTTAGAAATGAAGGGATACAATAAAAGTGTTATGTGGGCCACAAGCATCATTGTGGAAGAGTAAAAGTACTTTTACATCTTTTGGTGTGTTCTTTTTACAGATGGGTTGGGGTGATTTGGGAGCTTTCGGAGAGCCTTCTAAGGAAACTCCTAACTTGGACCAGATGGCTTCAGAAGGGATGATTTTCCTGGATTTTTATACTGCCAACCCCCTCTGTTCTCCGTGTGAGTAAACTTGAGTTTTAAACTAGCACATAAGCATGCCACCTTCTGAGAAGATTGGGATGTTTGCCAGCATCTGACATGAACGAGCAACCAAACTAGTGATTACCCTCAGGGCAGAGTTTGGATTTGGTGCTTTGATCTTGCATTTTGCGCCCTTTTTATTTACGTTTTGATTGGAAAACCTACAATCTTCGGCTCCTACAAAGCAGTGTTTTAGTGATGAAATCCTTCCAgctaaaggattttttaaaacattctggTTTAGTATTCTAGCCTCAGTCATtgcatttttttatctttcttatttTGGGATAAACAGACAAAGCAGTATCTAAATTGTTGCTGAACATACTTTGTACATAGTTTGTCAGATTCCGCTGTCTTTGGCGAGACTTTCATGCAAGGAATGGCAGCAAATTGTGTCCTGCTTTTGACCCTGGTGGTTTGCAAGGTTCTTGAGGAAGGCACAagagataaaaaaaccaaacgtttGGGACTGggagacacagatatttttatccttatttttttttctgtggggtatgttggttttttctttcttttttcctcaaaccTGATTGGCACCtaagaactgaaacaaaaattagGAACAGGGGGTTTTTATTTGGGCTTTTATTTCGGGCATAATTTGTCCATGTGCTGATGACGTCCTTGCTCAgaaaagtcatttaaaatatGCTGAAGTCCTGTTAAGACCAGTGGTGGTACCGCACATGCTTAGAGTTAAGCATCTATCTAAATGTTTCCTGCAGTCAGGACCTCACTTTCATTGTCAAAGCTGGAGAGCTTGTTCTTCACTATTACATGACTTTTGTTCAGGCAAGCTTGAAAACCTAGCCTTAAGCATGTAATCAGTTTCTGTTACAATTTCCTCTTACATACATATGTCAGGTATTCCTTTTATAATTACTGAGATAGAAGGGCTGCTACATTGACTATTGAAAGTAATTACTCCACAGCAGTGGGTAATTTAATAGAGGGGCCAAATTTCAGTCAGGTTTGTCCTGGAGTAACTCAAATGTTGTCGTATCAGAACCTGGTTATCTCCGTGGCTCACtggagaggagagctgctgcctGTTCTAATGTGAGTGATCTTAGTAGCTGGCTGTGGCAAAAGGACACTGACGTGCTTTAGTCAGTGCGCTGTCCTCAGCCTTAATGTGGTAATGTTAAGCAGAGAATGCACGTGAAATAAAacgggtttttttgttgttatttgcaGCAAGGGCAGCACTGTTGACGGGCCGTCTCCCAGTCAGGAATGGTTTTTACACCACAAATGCACATGCCAGAAACGGTACGGGCTTCACTGCTGATTTGCCTTCCTCTCTTCGTTTCCCTCTGTGCTTTGTAGGAACTTTTGCTTTGAACAAAGGCTTGGCTTGGTGATCTTCCCCTGTGGATCTTCCAGAGTGGCACAAAAAGATTACCATGTTAACTGCTGGTAATAAGCGTGAAATTTATTGCTTCCTCCTCATCAAGCAGAAAAACTCTTCACATTAAGAGACATAAACAAGAGCGGTTGATCCATTTGCTTAGTGATTCCTCTGAGCAGCCTGGTGAAAGAAAGTCATGTGGGGTGTATGTTAACACACAGAGTAAGGAAAAAGCTGGTTACAGTTTTATTCAGCAACCAGTTTTCTAACCATTTCAGCCTTGGTGGTTTTATGGCACCGTTGTGCCTGTGGTGCTTCTAGGGAAGGTTACCAGTTCATAATGTCCCTGGGTTCATTTTGGATCTTGTCATTGGTTCCAGCGAGACAGACGCCACATGAAACCATGTGTGCTTGTGCAAGAATCAGCAGCTACGTGCTGATTCACGCTGTGTATCAGCAAGCGTGCTTGGCTATCGCTGTCCTATCCAAAGTCACACCTTAGATTCTTAGGGACCAAAGAACTGTGGACTGTGGGAGACACAGAATTTCTTTCAGCTCTTAAAGTCTGAGCAAGTTTATTATAatttgatttaggaaaaaaatgccttcattttagaaaatataaagcaGATTTGCAAGTGTAAAGGCAACTCCAATGCACACCTAAAGCACTTGCTTTCTTTATGACCCCCGCTATTCAAGGGTCTCACCTTCATTCTGTCTTGGCAGCCCCCTTTACTATTGGCCGTGGAGTGCAAATGGATGGAGATCTCCCTTTGATCCCTCCGAATCAATTTGTTCTCTTCATCTTGTGGCCAGGGTGGACTTCCAAGGAGTGATGTTGCTGGGACTTCAAATTAATTGCTATTTCTGATCTAGTAACAGTGCTTCTAATGATGGGTAGCCATGAGCTGCTTGCTCTAATATTTGTAAGAGTtggaaagattttttgttttttttacacagCATACACGCCACAGGATATAGTAGGAGGAATCCCAGATTCTGAATTGCTGCTTCCAGAGTTGCTGAAGAAAGCTGGATACACCAATAAGATCATTGGCAAATggtaaacttattttaaaatctcttgcTTTGAGATTtcagtatgtgtgtgtatgtatgtatgcagtgtgtgtatgtacacacacaataCAGTGTATGTATTGCGAAGGAGCAGCAGAACTACCAGAACTCCAggaaaaaaactgttttgaaactcAGCTGTTAAACTTTTGAAATCTGTGGGGGATCTTCTCCCCTGCTGTGATCAATTTCTGAATTCAGTGTTACTGTTACAAGTACTTACATATGTCTTCATACAAAGAGTTGAAGGgggttttatgtatatatatctatttataaACACTTCAACTCTTTGTGCTTTCATCCATGTATCACACTACTTAATAAAAAAACACCAAGGTGTTCCATTGGAATTTGCACTGAGCACCCACGTGCTTTTTGTCTTTGGCCCCTGCTATATGTTGGATTTTTTGTTAATAAAGTAGACTAAATTGTGAAAGCTTCTTTTGGGGAGTGGGGTGAGGAATGTAGAAATGTGTGATACAGAAATAGAGATGCAGACATCCCCAAGGCTACACTGAAAATTGATTGTCAAGTGTAGAAGGTCAAGGTGGATAGGAATAGGCTTGGTTGGGATAGTTGATACCTAGAGGGCTGATCCAGTACTTTGTGCATGTTGTCCTTTGACTTCATGGACTTTCGTGGAAATACAGTATAGTCTTTGTAGAGGGTATAAAAGAGCTTCTAAAACCCAGTATTTTGTGATGTCTGCGAAGAGTAGGAAGGGAAAAGCCTGAAAGATACTCAGATCAAACAAGCGCGGTGGAATTACCAGTGTAATAGTTGAAACTGGTGCATTTGTAACATTTGAATTTCAAATGCACTTGTGGGCTGTAATGGAATCCCATGGGACCTGGAGATGTCTGGACAGTTGATTCACAGTTTGGAACAGTGctgtaataaataaatgcataaatagcATCTTTGAAACTACATAGACACTGGAGGAGTACCGCTTGATTAACAGAGTAATTGTTAATGAAGAGACTTCGGACAGGAGCAGTATTGGGGGGATACTGTTTAGAAAAGTAATGGGGTACAATTTATTTAACAGTTTCGTTAACAAGTTAGAGAAGAGTGAGTTTGAATTGTGGTTGAGTTCACTGGCGCTGCTGAAATTGGAAGGAAAGCAAACTAACCTAagacagtgaaatatttattatcacAAATCCACACAGCAGAGTGGCCGTGAAGAATCGGATCAGTGGGCTGAATGCAATAAGATGCAGTTCAGTGCTAATAAATGTAAATTCATACAcccagggaaaagaaataaacaacGCAAATACAGATTGGTTCCAGGCAGTTATTTGGAAAACAGCAAATCTGGAAGGACCTGCAGCTGTTAGCAAGAAGCAGGCTAAATATGAGTGTGCAGTGCACCTAAGGACTGTTACCCTGGACAGGACTAAGGAATGATGATGTGCAGTAGCAGTCTCTGTCATTTGTGCACACCACCTGCTTCCTCGAAAGGtgtaaagaaatgcaaagtaGTTAAATCAGAGTCTCATCCTAGCCATGCATAGAATTTTAGGGCTTTGAAagataaaaatcttcttttttataTACTTTCAAcatcctttttaaaaacttttcaggGTGT
Encoded proteins:
- the TRAPPC2L gene encoding trafficking protein particle complex subunit 2-like protein; this translates as MAVCIAVIAKENYPLYIRSVPTENELKFHYTVHTSLDVVDEKISAMGKALVDQRELYLGLLYPTEDYKVYGYVTNSKVKFVMVVDSSNTALRDNEIRSMFRKLHNSYTDIMCNPFYNPGDRIHSRAFDNTVNSMMMQVC